GCACAAGCGAGCCCCCCGGAGCCACCACCAATGACAGCCAGGTCATAGTCGAATGTTCCATCTACAAGGTGCATGTGCAATGAGTTTGATGGACACAATAGTACGAGGATTGTGAGGGGACAGAACAATAAGACAGATGATCAACAACACAATGCCCAAATTTGCATGACTCAATTACCTTGCATAGTCTCTATGGGGGCAACTGACTTGTTCCTACGGCTACAACATGTCCAACCTCCTGATGAGACCAGCAAGCAAATAACATTTATAACATCAACTAACAACTTACAACATATAACTGTTCAGTCAGAAGGTAAGAGACAAATCTTATTGAATTTTTTAAATTCGATAATGAACTAGAATAGTAATACAAcagtaaaatatttcaaaatatgtGGTGCAATCTACATGAAAATACCTACAACAGATATTTTTCACTAGGCATGAATTAAGATCAGAAGACTAGACAGAAAGGTCACTACTATGGGAAAGAGACTAATTAGCCGTAAACCAAGTAAAAGGCGGTCAGACAAGTAGGTTGCTCAAGTGATTTTAGGTTATAAGATGATTTGCTCCTCAAGGCTAAGACTAACACAATTACGAGCTACTTACTTTTAGAGTATGTACGTCGAGCTATCAATAATGTACTAACCGCCTGTTTAGGCggatttgtaataaaatttatcCTTACAAAATTACGGATGATTGTCATTTTTGACGTTAATGCTAGGAGGACAGAGACAAAACTTCACACATATTTCAAGCAATAAAAAGGTAGTAAAAGATAACTTGCAATCTAAATCATTTTTAGAAAAATTGTGAACGACAGAACAAGCGCAATGAAGACGGTTTTGATTACGGGGGCTAACAGGGGCCTAGGGCTCGGGATGGTGAAATATCTCACTAAACAGAAGAAGGCAGAGAATATATTCGCCACTTGCCGGAACTCTTCGGAGGTTAGTATCAATTTTACTGACTTACCTATAGGTGCCATGGTTCCAGAATTATCTTAACTTTTCACTGAATTGATTACTATAACACTTTTACAAGATTCTAATAGCGGACGACACAAAACAACGAGCAAAACCTCACGGCCGAATAACAGCAATCAGACACAAAATGCTTTTTGTAGGAAACTGCGATGTGGGACAGAGATAGCACATTCGACTATGGCCGCTTGATGGCCGCCGACTGACAGATGACGTCATCGACCTTGAAAATCAACCGCGCTGCATGACGTAGAACTTTTTTGATGAGCTCACAACTTATTAAATCAAATTGATTTCCATATTGAAGTAAATTCTAAACTCAGTTTTCCAACAgcaatttgtttaaaatattatgccatagctgtattttaaaaatatggaACATAGTTGAAACGGAAGTATATATCATGGGCGGATAAAAAAACCGCGGTAAAAtacttttgaataattaaattaaaacttcGTTAATTGTATAACATGCACCTAAGAATTATAATACAGTTTTTTGCTATTTATTCTTTGCAGGAACTCACAAAACTGTCGCAAGAATATGAAAACCtacatattttgaatttgggtaatattttctttattctttaaaattatttttattttaaatattgaaaCTGATACCAAAGAAGATTAACTATGTACctaatttacatttatttttgtagatGTAACAAACATAGCAGCATTTAACGACGTTGCGTCGCAGATTTCCAAACTGGTTGGAGCCCAAGGGTTGAATTTGTTGATCAACAATGCGGGAGTTACCACTAAATTCACTAAACTGGCTCTGGTCAAACCGGAGCAGTTGTTGGACAATTTGACCGTCAACACGGTCGCTCCCATCATGCTTACAAAGGTCTAACATCACTtagaaaatatacctacctatttttttagttttttaaatatgattctttaattattatgaattatttaaacaaaattagatCACCTACATATCGTATTGCCATAATAGTTTTGTTCCCCAGACCCTATTGCCACTCCTGAAGCAAGCGGCTGAAGCGAACAGCGACAAACCAATGGGGACCCAAAGAGCTGCCGTTATCAACATGAGCTCCGTCCTCGGCTCCATTGCACAAAATGACCAGGGTGGATTTTATCCGTATCGGTGTTCTAAGGTTCGACATACATTTTTTATCCATAATTATTCCGTGGTGGTCATTGAGCcggattaaaaagtaaaataatgtgTTGGCAGACAGAATCAGCCAATGTTGtcaatgtaaaaacaaaatagtaaattATCCAATATTATAATGGTTTTACTAAATAGTACGTTACTTTTAGGCAGCCTTGAATGCAGCCACCAAGTCAATGAGTATAGATCTGAAGAAAGACCACATTCTCGTTGCGTCTATGCACCCTGGCTGGGTGAAAACAGATATGGGCGGGAAGAACGCGCCTCTCGATGTCGATACCAGCATCCAGGGCATCTTCGAAACAGTTTCCAAACTTAGCGAGGGTGATAGCGGGAAATTCCTGCAATACGACGGCACCGAGTTGCCATGGTAAAAAATAAAGTGTGCCTGTAGAAACTGACAgcataatttttactttacattttttaaaatgtgtttttgtaattcgaataaatttaatttatcgtAGTTATTTATACTAGTTTTATTTTAGCAGTGGGTTTTTTTCTTTACGATTAGGCGTGGTTtggttgaaaaaaaaatattcttattaattaaaatgttttagatACTTTAGATACTTGTGTTTAAATTCATACTTGCCTTCCCACTCTGCTTTTGTAGAGGACTTCTTTGCCGTGACGCAGGGATCTACTGCAATTAACTTCCGTCCTCCTTTACCTGCATGCGAATACAACTATTTAAAACCCATTTTTGATATGTCTAGAGACGGATGGATACGTTCCATGGCTGGGGATAAAACATCGGCCAACTTAAACGAAAACGGTAGGTACCAAAATAAAGTCCGCGCCACAAATAaagtccacggattttaatggaataaGACCAGGCGGTCTTACCTGATATTAACCGAATTACGAGTGCGATAgtataaaatgtacttaaaaagTGATCTATGAACAGAAAGATGCTCAATAGGTTACGTCACGTCAAGCAACCTCTGCTCACCTCGATAGGGACGGGTGTTCTCT
The nucleotide sequence above comes from Pectinophora gossypiella chromosome 6, ilPecGoss1.1, whole genome shotgun sequence. Encoded proteins:
- the LOC126367373 gene encoding C-factor — its product is MKTVLITGANRGLGLGMVKYLTKQKKAENIFATCRNSSEELTKLSQEYENLHILNLDVTNIAAFNDVASQISKLVGAQGLNLLINNAGVTTKFTKLALVKPEQLLDNLTVNTVAPIMLTKTLLPLLKQAAEANSDKPMGTQRAAVINMSSVLGSIAQNDQGGFYPYRCSKAALNAATKSMSIDLKKDHILVASMHPGWVKTDMGGKNAPLDVDTSIQGIFETVSKLSEGDSGKFLQYDGTELPW